One genomic segment of Macaca fascicularis isolate 582-1 chromosome 19, T2T-MFA8v1.1 includes these proteins:
- the ZNF473 gene encoding zinc finger protein 473 produces MTEEFVTLKDVGMDFTLEDWEQLGLEQGDVFWDTALDNCQDLLLLDPPRPNLTSHPDGGEDLEPLPGGSPEATGPDATETKNSPLMEDFLEEGFSQEIIEMLSKDGFWNSNFGEACVEDTWLDGLLGDPESLLRSDVATNGEGPTECKSYELKRGLSPVSTLSTGEDSMIHNVSEKTLTPAESKEYRGAFDSYSDHSQQDSVQEGEKPYKCSECGKSFSGSYHLTQHWITHTGEKPTVHQECEQGFDQNASFSVYPKTHTGYKFYVCNEYGTTFSQSTNLWHQKTHTGEKPCKSQYSDHPPSHDTQPGEHQKTHTDSKSYNCNECGKAFTRIFHLIRHQKTHTRKRYECSKCQATFSLRKHLIQHQKTHTAKTTSECRECGKTFRQSSLLIEHQALHTGEKPYKCNECGKSFSHNSTLKIHQRVHSGEKPYKCSECGKAFRRHTHLNEHRRIHTGYRPHKCQACIKSFSRPSHLMRHQAIHTAEKPYRCAECKETFSDNSHLVQHQKMHTVKTPYECQECGERFICSSTLKCHQSVHTREKQGFVVSGKILDQNPQQKEKCFKCNQCEKTFSCGKYLTQHERIHTSGVKPFECDQCGRAFGQSTQLIHHQRIHSRVRLYKWGEQGKAISSASLLKLQSSHTKEHPFKCNECGKTFSQSTHLSKHQLIHAGGNPFKCSKCDRVFTQRNYLVQHERTHARKKPLVCNECGKTFRQSSCLSKHQRIHSGEKPYVCDYCGKAFGLSAELVRHQRIHTGEKPYVCQECGKAFTQSSCLSIHRRVHTGEKPYICGECGKAFAQKANLTQHQRIHTGEKPYSCNVCGKAFGLSAHLNQHLRVHTQETLYQCQRCQKAFRCHSSLTRHQRVHNKQQYYL; encoded by the exons ATGACTGAG GAATTTGTGACCCTCAAGGACGTCGGCATGGACTTCACCTTGGAAGATTGGGAGCAGCTCGGGCTGGAGCAGGGGGACGTGTTCTGGGACACAGCGTTGGACAACTGCCAGGACCTCCTTCTGCTGG ACCCCCCAAGACCCAACCTGACCTCCCACCCAGATGGCGGTGAAGATCTGGAGCCTCTGCCAGGAGGAAGCCCAGAAGCAACGGGCCCTG ATGCGACTGAGACCAAGAACTCTCCTCTGATGGAGGATTTCTTGGAAGAAGGATTCTCCCAGGAGATTATAGAGATGTTATCCAAGGATGGCTTCTGGAACTCCAATTTCGGAGAAGCCTGTGTAGAGGACACCTGGTTAGATGGTTTGCTAGGCGATCCAGAAAGTCTTCTGAGGTCTGATGTTGCCACCAATGGGGAAGGTCCCACGGAATGCAAGAGTTATGAATTAAAGAGAGGCCTCAGTCCTGTGTCCACCCTTTCCACGGGAGAAGATTCCATGATACATAATGTTTCTGAAAAGACCCTCACACCAGCTGAGTCTAAGGAATATAGGGGTGCGTTTGACTCCTACTCGGACCACAGCCAGCAGGATTCTGTTCAGGAAGGGGAGAAACCATATAAATGTAGTGAATGTGGGAAAAGCTTCAGTGGGAGTTACCATCTTACCCAGCACTGGATTACTCATACTGGGGAGAAACCCACTGTCCATCAAGAGTGTGAGCAAGGTTTTGACCAGAATGCTTCCTTTTCTGTGTATCCGAAAACTCACACGGGCTACAAATTCTATGTATGTAATGAATATGGGACAACTTTTAGTCAGAGTACAAACCTGTGGCATCAGAaaactcacactggagaaaaaccaTGTAAGAGTCAATACAGTGACCACCCACCCAGTCATGACACACAGCCTGGTGAGCATCAGAAAACTCACACAGATAGTAAGTCCTACAACTGTAACGAATGCGGCAAGGCTTTCACCCGGATCTTTCATCTTATTCGGCACCAGAAGACCCACACTCGGAAACGCTATGAATGTTCCAAGTGCCAGGCGACCTTCAGCTTGAGAAAACACCTCATCCAACATCAGAAAACTCACACTGCAAAAACTACCTCTGAGTGTCGGGAGTGCGGGAAGACTTTTCGGCAGAGTTCGCTGCTCATTGAACACCAGGCccttcatactggagagaagccttataAGTGTAACGAATGTGGGAAATCCTTCAGCCATAACTCTACCCTAAAGATCCATCAGAGGGTTCACAGTGGAGAGAAGCCTTACAAATGCAGTGAGTGTGGGAAGGCCTTCCGCCGGCACACTCACCTTAATGAACATCGGCGAATTCATACAGGCTACAGACCCCACAAATGTCAGGCATGCATCAAGAGTTTCAGCCGGCCCTCACATCTGATGCGACATCAGGCCATTCACACTGCAGAAAAGCCCTATCGCTGTGCTGAATGCAAGGAGACTTTCAGCGATAACAGTCACCTTGTGCAACACCAGAAAATGCACACTGTCAAAACCCCGTATGAATGCCAGGAGTGCGGAGAACGCTTCATCTGCAGCTCAACGCTGAAGTGCCACCAGAGTGTTcacacaagagaaaaacaaggatTTGTTGTGAGTGGGAAGATCTTGGATCAGAACCCACAACAGAAAGAGAAGTGCTTTAAGTGTAACCAATGTGAGAAAACCTTTAGCTGCGGCAAATACCTAACTCAGCATGAGAGGATTCACACCAGCGGGGTGAAGCCCTTTGAGTGTGACCAGTGTGGGAGAGCCTTTGGCCAAAGTACTCAGCTCATTCACCATCAAAGAATCCACTCTAGAGTGAGGCTGTATAAATGGGGTGAGCAAGGGAAAGCCATCAGCAGTGCCTCCCTTCTCAAACTTCAGTCCTCCCACACAAAGGAGCACCCTTTTAAATGTAACGAATGCGGAAAGACCTTCAGCCAAAGTACACACCTCTCAAAACATCAGTTAATTCATGCTGGAGGGAATCCCTTTAAATGTAGTAAGTGTGACAGAGTCTTCACCCAGCGAAACTACCTTGTTCAGCATGAGCGAACTCATGCCAGAAAGAAGCCCTTGGTGTGTAATGAATGCGGGAAAACGTTCCGTCAGAGCTCGTGCCTTTCTAAGCATCAGAGAATTCACTCAGGTGAGAAGCCCTATGTATGTGACTACTGCGGGAAGGCCTTCGGCCTGAGTGCGGAGCTTGTCCGCCaccagagaattcacactggagaaaagcctTATGTTTGTCAGGAGTGCGGGAAAGCCTTCACCCAGAGCTCATGCCTTTCTATTCACCGGAGAGTTCACACTGGGGAGAAGCCCTACATATGTggtgaatgtgggaaagcctttgcCCAGAAAGCAAATCTAACACAGCaccagagaattcacactggCGAGAAGCCTTACTCCTGTAATGTGTGTGGCAAAGCTTTTGGCCTCAGTGCCCATCTCAACCAGCATCTGAGAGTTCACACCCAGGAGACACTTTATCAGTGTCAACGTTGCCAGAAAGCCTTTCGGTGCCACTCGAGCCTCACCCGCCATCAGCGTGTACACAACAAGCAGCAATACTACCTGTAG